In the Nothobranchius furzeri strain GRZ-AD chromosome 15, NfurGRZ-RIMD1, whole genome shotgun sequence genome, one interval contains:
- the LOC139063423 gene encoding E3 SUMO-protein ligase ZBED1-like translates to MQCTPQRAAELNKRILKLIVKDMRPLSLVEGDAFIDMVEYACPGFKCPSRWWFTNQLEKTYEDTLENLKKNIKKRSSKVTLTTDAWTSIATEAYLGVTCHYIDDNWEMVSFVLCTKPLEERHTADNIALWIEEVAEKFDFSLRNDVQAIVHDNAANVVKALRILEERHGVSSLRCAGHTTQLIVNQALKHPQISRALGAARELVSYFHNSNFALLKLKAKQEQMGTPQHKLIQDVAVRWNSSFYMITRLLEQRWPVTATLSDPEVTKASKRYLDMKAEQWSLLEELQQALEPFEQATVFLSGEAYVTGSVLPPLVKGLQKSTEKTFDSAPIATFQTTVAAEIASRSV, encoded by the exons ATGCAATGCACACCTCAGAGGGCAGCTGAGCTGAATAAAAGGATCTTGAAA TTGATTGTTAAAGACATGAGGCCTTTGTCTCTTGTTGAGGGTGACGCCTTCATCGATATGGTCGAATACGCCTGTCCCGGCTTCAAATGTCCATCCAGGTGGTGGTTCACAAACCAGTTGGAAAAGACATATGAAGATACTCTGGAGAATTTAAAGAAGAACATAAAGAAGAGGTCCTCAAAAGTCACACTCACCACTGATGCCTGGACAAGCATTGCCACTGAGGCCTACCTTGGCGTGACCTGCCATTACATCGACGACAACTGGGAGATGGTCTCATTTGTCCTGTGTACAAAGCCCCTCGAAGAGCGACACACAGCAGACAACATCGCTCTCTGGATCGAAGAGGTTGCTGAGAAGTTTGATTTCTCTCTTCGCAATGATGTCCAGGCAATAGTCCACGACAATGCAGCTAATGTTGTGAAAGCCCTACGGATCCTTGAGGAGAGGCATGGTGTATCTTCCCTTCGGTGTGCTGGCCATACAACACAGCTGATAGTCAACCAGGCTCTGAAACACCCCCAGATCAGCAGGGCGCTTGGGGCAGCAAGGGAGCTTGTCAGCTACTTTCACAATAGCAATTTTGCCCTCCTTAAACTAAAGGCCAAACAAGAGCAGATGGGCACTCCTCAACACAAATTAATCCAGGATGTAGCTGTGCGATGGAATAGTTCCTTTTATATGATTACACGCCTCCTTGAGCAGCGCTGGCCTGTAACTGCAACCctttcagacccagaggtcactaAGGCATcaaaacgttaccttgatatgaaaGCTGAACAGTGGAGCCTCTTGGAGGAATTACAGCAAGCACTTGAGCCATTTGAGCAAGCCACTGTCTTCCTTAGTGGAGAGGCATACGTCACAGGATCTGTCCTGCCGCCTCTGGTGAAAGGTCTACAGAAGTCCACAGAGAAAACATTTGATTCTGCTCCCATTGCCACCTTCCAAACAACAGTCGCTGCAGAGATTGCTTCAAGGTCAGTGTAA